From one Zhongshania sp. R06B22 genomic stretch:
- a CDS encoding LysR family transcriptional regulator, translated as MNLSRIDLNLLVYLDVLLREKNVTRAAEQLGITQPALSNGLRRLRDLFNDPLLVRTSEGMTPTERALELQPQVRNILSSVEQAVLPVSDFEVTESTRVFRIMASDYAESTLLAPLLFKLRDEAPNITLDVLTPSDVTFQDLEQGKIDMAINRFDRLPQSFHQATVWRDSFSCLMSSNNKALANFDMDAFLAAPHIWVSKTGMGVGRGMSQRDSQRLGWVDEALAECGHERQIRVFTRHYQVAALLAKHPDLIATLPTQVARLYDEDPRLATRKPPFMIIPIELKLAWSPLLQHDPGHIWLRRRIVEVGQEITNPD; from the coding sequence ATGAATCTGTCGCGTATTGACCTAAACCTGCTTGTTTATCTCGATGTATTGCTGCGGGAAAAAAATGTCACCCGGGCCGCCGAGCAATTGGGGATTACTCAGCCGGCATTGAGTAATGGTCTGCGACGCCTGCGTGACTTGTTCAATGACCCTCTGCTGGTAAGAACCAGCGAAGGCATGACTCCGACCGAGCGCGCCCTAGAATTGCAGCCGCAGGTGCGGAATATTCTGTCATCGGTTGAGCAGGCAGTGTTGCCGGTATCTGATTTTGAAGTGACAGAAAGCACCCGTGTGTTTCGGATTATGGCCAGTGACTATGCAGAATCGACCTTGTTGGCACCGCTATTGTTCAAGCTGCGGGACGAGGCGCCGAATATCACCTTAGATGTTCTTACCCCCAGTGATGTTACCTTTCAAGATTTGGAGCAGGGCAAGATCGATATGGCGATTAACCGCTTTGATCGTCTGCCGCAGTCTTTCCATCAAGCCACCGTTTGGCGAGATAGCTTTTCGTGCTTAATGAGTAGTAATAATAAGGCTCTCGCTAATTTCGATATGGATGCATTTTTGGCGGCACCGCACATCTGGGTAAGTAAGACGGGTATGGGGGTGGGTCGAGGGATGAGCCAACGCGATAGCCAGCGGCTGGGCTGGGTCGATGAGGCCTTGGCTGAGTGTGGCCACGAGCGCCAAATTCGCGTGTTTACCCGCCATTATCAAGTGGCGGCACTGCTGGCTAAGCATCCAGACTTGATCGCTACGCTGCCGACCCAGGTCGCTCGCCTGTATGACGAAGACCCGCGCTTGGCGACCCGCAAGCCGCCATTTATGATTATTCCCATTGAGTTGAAACTGGCATGGAGTCCGCTGCTACAGCACGACCCCGGCCATATTTGGCTGCGCCGTCGCATTGTTGAAGTTGGCCAAGAAATCACTAATCCAGACTGA